One window of Alkaliphilus metalliredigens QYMF genomic DNA carries:
- the acpP gene encoding acyl carrier protein, with protein sequence MIFEKVVKIIGEQLGLSDVSEVKGETSLMGDLEADSLDAVEIIMEIEDAFGIEVPDEEAEKFKNIGDIVKYVEANQ encoded by the coding sequence ATGATATTTGAAAAAGTTGTAAAAATTATTGGAGAGCAATTAGGACTTAGCGACGTAAGTGAGGTTAAGGGAGAAACATCATTAATGGGTGACTTAGAGGCTGATTCTTTAGATGCTGTTGAAATTATCATGGAAATTGAAGATGCATTTGGCATTGAAGTACCAGACGAAGAAGCTGAAAAATTTAAAAATATCGGAGACATCGTAAAATACGTAGAAGCCAATCAATAA
- the fabG gene encoding 3-oxoacyl-[acyl-carrier-protein] reductase, which produces MLKLQGKVAFVTGGSRGIGKAIALKLARCGSNVVINFTSNEEAAQAVVKEIEALGVRALALKGNVASAEDVKFMLESFEQQFESIDILVNNAGITRDNLLIRMKESDWDSVMEVNLKGVFLCTKAFARKMIKQKKGKIINISSVVGVSGNAGQSNYSASKAGVIGFTKSMAKELASKGINVNAVAPGFIETDMTAVLGESVKEGLIEGIPLKRYGRPEDIANLVAFLSSEEAHYITGQVIHVDGGMNI; this is translated from the coding sequence TTGTTGAAATTACAAGGGAAAGTAGCTTTTGTAACAGGTGGGTCCAGAGGAATTGGAAAGGCCATTGCATTGAAATTAGCTCGTTGCGGGTCAAATGTCGTAATTAACTTTACCAGCAATGAAGAGGCTGCTCAAGCTGTAGTCAAAGAAATTGAGGCATTAGGGGTAAGAGCCTTGGCATTGAAGGGTAATGTTGCTAGTGCAGAGGATGTTAAATTTATGCTAGAAAGTTTTGAACAACAGTTCGAAAGCATTGATATTCTGGTGAATAATGCTGGAATTACAAGGGATAATTTGCTTATTCGAATGAAAGAAAGTGACTGGGATTCTGTCATGGAAGTGAATTTAAAGGGTGTATTTTTATGTACTAAAGCTTTTGCTAGAAAGATGATAAAACAAAAAAAAGGAAAAATAATCAATATTTCATCAGTAGTAGGTGTATCAGGTAATGCTGGGCAAAGCAACTACAGTGCCTCAAAGGCTGGAGTGATTGGATTTACAAAATCCATGGCTAAGGAACTAGCAAGCAAAGGGATTAACGTCAATGCAGTTGCCCCTGGGTTCATTGAAACTGATATGACTGCAGTCTTAGGAGAAAGTGTGAAAGAAGGATTAATAGAAGGAATTCCTTTGAAAAGATATGGTCGGCCCGAGGATATTGCCAATCTAGTTGCCTTTTTAAGTAGTGAAGAGGCACACTATATAACGGGTCAAGTCATTCATGTTGATGGTGGCATGAACATATAA
- the rnc gene encoding ribonuclease III — protein sequence MKYLGNKGLPSVDFEEMIQYQFKDKQLLKEALTHSSYANESKVKKIKHNERLEFLGDSVLGIIISDYIFKKYTHLPEGDLTKVRANVVCEPALGSCATKINLGGFLRLGRGEEVSGGRQRESILADAFEALIGALYLDGGMVIAQTFVLNHLIDSVEQATKGSLFRDYKTYLQELLQSKHSERITYQVIKESGPDHSKIFDVEVLLGEQLLGHGMGKSKKEAEQRAAKEAVEKIKDQYV from the coding sequence ATGAAATACCTAGGAAATAAAGGCCTACCAAGTGTAGACTTTGAGGAAATGATACAGTATCAATTTAAGGACAAGCAATTATTAAAGGAAGCCTTAACCCATAGCTCTTATGCTAACGAGTCAAAGGTAAAAAAAATCAAACACAATGAACGCTTAGAGTTTCTTGGAGACTCTGTACTCGGTATCATTATTAGTGATTACATTTTCAAAAAATATACCCATTTACCCGAAGGGGATCTAACCAAAGTCAGGGCTAATGTTGTTTGTGAACCTGCTTTGGGTAGTTGTGCCACAAAGATTAACCTAGGAGGCTTTTTAAGACTTGGACGTGGGGAAGAGGTTTCAGGAGGAAGGCAGCGTGAGTCGATTTTGGCTGACGCTTTCGAAGCTTTGATTGGCGCTTTATATCTTGATGGAGGCATGGTTATCGCTCAGACATTTGTATTGAATCATTTGATAGACAGTGTTGAACAGGCAACAAAGGGAAGCTTATTCAGAGATTACAAGACATATCTTCAGGAATTGTTACAGAGTAAACATTCGGAACGTATCACATATCAAGTTATAAAAGAGTCTGGTCCAGATCATAGTAAAATATTTGATGTAGAAGTCCTTTTAGGAGAGCAACTCTTAGGTCATGGAATGGGGAAAAGTAAAAAAGAAGCAGAACAGAGGGCAGCCAAGGAAGCTGTGGAAAAGATAAAGGATCAGTATGTCTAA
- the fabF gene encoding beta-ketoacyl-ACP synthase II encodes MNRRVVVTGLGCITPVGVGKEQFWSSLINGVSGVSEITRFDASELPTKIAAVVKDFDGEDYIDKKELRKMDRFTQFAVAASQLAIEDSGCNLEEIVQERFGVVLGSGIGGIETLEAQKEKMLEKGAKRVSPFFIPMMISNMGSGYISMILGAKGPNTTVVTACASATNAIGEAFKIIQRGDADMMMTGGAEASITPLAMAGFCSMKAMSTRNEEPEKASRPFDKDRDGFVMGEGSGMLLLEDLDHALKRGAKIYGEVVGYGMSADAYHITSPAPGGEGAARAMQNALNDAKANPEEIDYINAHGTSTPYNDQFETMAIKTVFKEHASKLCISSTKSMTGHLLGAAGGIEAMACVLAIQEGVIPPTINYTTPDPECDLDYVPNIARNREVNYALSNSLGFGGHNATVLFKKYRGQ; translated from the coding sequence ATGAATAGAAGAGTTGTGGTAACTGGATTAGGATGCATTACTCCTGTGGGAGTAGGAAAAGAGCAGTTTTGGAGCTCTTTAATTAATGGGGTATCTGGAGTAAGTGAAATCACACGATTTGATGCCTCAGAATTACCAACGAAAATTGCTGCTGTTGTGAAAGACTTTGATGGCGAGGATTATATTGACAAAAAAGAACTGAGAAAAATGGATCGATTTACCCAATTTGCTGTGGCCGCCTCGCAACTAGCCATTGAGGATAGTGGATGTAATCTAGAAGAAATCGTTCAAGAACGATTTGGTGTTGTACTAGGTTCTGGTATAGGTGGTATTGAAACACTTGAAGCCCAAAAAGAAAAAATGTTGGAAAAGGGTGCTAAGAGAGTGAGCCCATTCTTTATTCCAATGATGATTTCTAATATGGGCTCAGGTTATATTTCTATGATTCTTGGTGCTAAAGGACCCAATACAACTGTTGTAACGGCCTGTGCTTCTGCAACAAATGCAATAGGGGAGGCATTCAAAATCATCCAGCGTGGAGACGCTGACATGATGATGACTGGCGGAGCTGAAGCTTCTATTACGCCCTTAGCTATGGCAGGATTCTGCTCTATGAAGGCAATGTCAACGCGGAATGAAGAGCCTGAGAAGGCCAGTCGTCCCTTTGATAAAGACCGAGATGGATTTGTTATGGGTGAAGGTAGTGGGATGTTGTTGTTAGAAGACCTTGACCATGCTCTAAAAAGAGGGGCTAAAATCTATGGAGAAGTGGTTGGTTACGGTATGAGCGCTGACGCATATCATATTACTTCACCAGCTCCAGGTGGAGAGGGTGCTGCCCGAGCTATGCAAAATGCATTAAATGATGCAAAGGCAAATCCAGAAGAGATTGATTATATTAATGCTCATGGGACAAGCACTCCATATAATGACCAATTTGAAACCATGGCTATTAAAACTGTCTTTAAAGAACATGCAAGTAAATTGTGTATTAGCTCTACAAAGTCTATGACGGGACATCTATTAGGTGCAGCAGGAGGAATTGAAGCAATGGCCTGCGTTTTAGCAATACAAGAAGGTGTGATTCCACCGACAATTAATTATACAACACCTGATCCTGAATGTGACTTGGATTATGTTCCTAATATAGCAAGAAATAGAGAAGTGAACTATGCTTTATCGAATTCATTAGGATTTGGGGGACATAATGCAACTGTGCTCTTCAAGAAATACCGTGGACAATAA
- the fabK gene encoding enoyl-[acyl-carrier-protein] reductase FabK codes for MFHTRLCDILDIKYPIIQGGMAWVATAELAAAVSEAGGLGIIAAGNAPADIVKNEIQKAKKMTKKPFGVNVMLLSPFIEEVMQVVYEEKIAVITTGAGNPGKYMPKLRAIGTKIIPVVPSVALAKRMEKLGADAVIVEGTEAGGHIGELTTMVLVPQVANEVSIPVIAAGGIADGRGFLGAISLGAEGVQIGTRFICAEEGTVHENYKEKIIKAGDRDAIISARTTGHPVRVLRNKLSREFARLEKEGALPNELEELGLGKLRLAVVEGDMEEGSIMAGQIASLVKEIMPCKAIIEEIMMDAKMQLEIVNRLSKEE; via the coding sequence ATGTTTCATACTAGACTATGCGATATTTTAGATATTAAATACCCAATTATTCAAGGCGGAATGGCCTGGGTAGCGACTGCTGAGCTGGCTGCAGCAGTTTCAGAGGCCGGTGGCTTAGGAATTATTGCAGCAGGTAACGCACCAGCAGATATTGTTAAAAATGAAATTCAAAAAGCTAAAAAAATGACTAAGAAGCCCTTTGGTGTTAATGTGATGTTACTTTCACCCTTCATTGAAGAGGTCATGCAAGTTGTTTATGAAGAGAAAATAGCTGTCATCACAACTGGGGCTGGAAACCCTGGTAAGTATATGCCTAAGCTTAGGGCAATTGGCACAAAAATCATTCCTGTAGTGCCATCGGTAGCCCTAGCCAAAAGAATGGAAAAGTTAGGGGCTGATGCGGTTATCGTAGAGGGAACAGAAGCAGGAGGACATATTGGAGAATTAACAACAATGGTTCTGGTTCCCCAAGTAGCCAATGAAGTTTCTATTCCCGTGATTGCTGCGGGAGGAATTGCTGATGGACGAGGGTTCTTAGGGGCTATTTCCCTTGGGGCTGAGGGGGTACAAATTGGAACTAGATTTATTTGTGCAGAAGAAGGCACTGTACATGAAAATTATAAAGAGAAAATTATAAAAGCAGGGGATCGAGATGCCATTATTAGTGCTAGAACCACAGGTCACCCTGTCAGGGTACTAAGAAATAAATTATCTAGAGAATTTGCCCGTCTGGAAAAGGAAGGGGCTTTACCAAATGAGTTAGAAGAATTAGGACTAGGGAAGTTAAGACTTGCGGTAGTTGAAGGAGATATGGAAGAAGGTTCTATTATGGCAGGTCAAATTGCATCATTAGTAAAAGAAATAATGCCTTGCAAGGCAATCATTGAAGAAATTATGATGGATGCTAAAATGCAACTTGAGATTGTTAATAGATTGAGCAAGGAGGAATAA
- the smc gene encoding chromosome segregation protein SMC, which yields MYLKRLEIQGFKSFANKIEMNFEQGFTAVVGPNGSGKSNISDSIRWVLGEQSAKSLRGSKMEDIIFAGTAKRKALGMAEVSLTLDNSTKMFPLDYNEITITRRVYRSGESEYFLNKSSCRLKDIREMLMDTGIGKDGYSIIGQGRIDEILSSKSEDKRQVFEEAVGIVKYKTRKEESEKKLQNTTENLDRVKDILSELEKQLNPLKKQSERAESYKRFKEVLLRLEVNLFIREIDKIDGELKHIQEQIEVLNHSHIEQKKEKEQFQRQLQNMKNHIEEQEQEIQVCQNQHHHIENQIEKKGGHVNLIHEKILNNNENIKRLDFEMAKINEDKIQLSIQLEERLKKFDEICIQIDEVKNDLEKKSDLLKGLMNQSELEEKNIEDSKSMIIDMLNQISEKKSELNSLKTLKKTIDDRKVQVQQTGQAHQENAIENQNMIVTLKEKKTSVSEKIRFINKNIIEKHELLENTLRKSKQLSIEVEAAKNSINYKTSRKNILMEMEREHEGFHKSVKNALGICKKHSELDQGIYGVVADLLQVPKGYEIAIEVALGSAIQNIVSRNEYDAKKLIEYMKKYNLGRVTILPLTAIKQRNITLEENRIIQQHEDVKVAYDLVDCANEFKTIFSNLLSRVLIVENMDKGIKVAQNLNHRLRVVTIEGDVLNIGGSLTGGSNSNKGTSILSRKRELDDLNELIKKETEVYKQKESQLNSLEGHIQAIQEEISNVKEEQQQYKIEEATLSNQLDQSIKEEQQIKNLISQVSRELKQLIETANETDVKSNMIQSEIQCLEMKIENIQEKLNQMQELMHGEKQKVEAISSEITERKVKYASIEEQKKSVLQEIETVQDVIRVSEEGLVEKDKEVKGSREKFADFEKELKQGKLSLQELNKELKETENRLSITRKEKIDLLQHASQQQEALENIERVISELLDSIHKLDVKRTRLEMQQQSVYNKLWDDYELTYNKAIEIKEETGDLTGSVKEIKDLKEKIKALGTINADATEEYIKVKERHDFLNQQQMDLDQAQQSLMKIISDMEQTMKQLFVTQFKHIKKNFNEVFIRLFGGGRADLILEDPDNPLSCGIEIVAQPPGKKLQNLSLLSGGERALTAISLLFAILLVKPSPFCILDEIEAALDDANVHRFAHFLKDLSVDTQFIVVTHRKGTMENADELYGVTMESEGVSQLVSVKLTEDKNNTIAS from the coding sequence TTGTATTTAAAGAGATTAGAGATACAAGGATTTAAATCCTTCGCCAATAAAATTGAAATGAATTTTGAACAAGGGTTTACAGCGGTTGTTGGCCCTAATGGAAGTGGGAAAAGTAATATTTCTGATTCTATTAGATGGGTACTGGGAGAACAAAGCGCTAAAAGTCTAAGAGGTAGCAAGATGGAAGATATTATTTTTGCCGGTACGGCGAAAAGAAAGGCTTTAGGAATGGCAGAGGTCTCCTTGACCCTAGATAATAGTACAAAAATGTTTCCATTAGATTATAATGAGATCACAATTACACGTAGGGTTTATCGTTCGGGAGAAAGTGAATACTTTCTCAATAAATCTTCTTGTCGATTGAAAGATATTAGGGAAATGTTAATGGATACAGGGATTGGTAAAGATGGATACTCTATTATTGGACAGGGAAGAATTGATGAAATTTTAAGTAGCAAATCTGAAGATAAAAGACAGGTCTTTGAAGAAGCAGTTGGAATTGTAAAATACAAAACACGAAAAGAAGAGTCTGAGAAAAAACTCCAGAATACCACGGAAAACTTAGATAGGGTAAAAGATATCTTATCGGAATTAGAAAAGCAATTGAATCCATTGAAAAAACAAAGTGAAAGAGCTGAATCCTACAAACGATTTAAAGAAGTCCTTCTACGATTAGAAGTAAACTTATTCATTAGAGAGATTGATAAGATTGATGGTGAGCTAAAACATATTCAGGAACAAATTGAGGTATTGAATCATTCTCATATAGAGCAAAAGAAGGAGAAGGAGCAGTTTCAAAGGCAACTTCAAAATATGAAAAATCATATAGAAGAACAAGAACAGGAAATCCAAGTATGTCAAAACCAGCACCATCACATAGAAAATCAGATAGAAAAAAAAGGTGGACATGTAAATCTTATACATGAAAAAATACTCAATAATAATGAAAATATAAAACGTTTAGACTTTGAGATGGCTAAAATTAACGAAGATAAGATACAGTTGTCCATTCAGCTAGAAGAGAGATTAAAAAAGTTTGATGAGATTTGTATCCAAATAGATGAAGTCAAGAATGATTTAGAAAAAAAATCTGATTTATTAAAAGGATTAATGAATCAAAGTGAGTTAGAAGAGAAAAATATTGAAGATTCTAAGTCAATGATTATTGATATGCTAAATCAGATTTCAGAGAAAAAAAGTGAATTAAATAGCTTGAAGACTTTAAAGAAGACTATTGATGATCGAAAAGTGCAAGTTCAGCAAACGGGTCAAGCGCATCAGGAAAATGCAATAGAAAATCAAAACATGATTGTGACATTAAAAGAAAAGAAAACTAGCGTTAGTGAAAAAATCAGGTTTATCAACAAAAATATAATTGAAAAACATGAATTACTAGAAAACACACTAAGGAAAAGCAAACAGCTATCCATTGAAGTTGAAGCCGCTAAGAATTCGATTAACTATAAAACGTCTCGAAAAAATATATTGATGGAAATGGAACGAGAGCATGAGGGTTTTCACAAAAGTGTCAAGAATGCCCTTGGAATTTGCAAAAAACATAGTGAACTGGATCAGGGCATATATGGCGTTGTGGCAGATTTACTTCAAGTCCCTAAGGGGTATGAAATTGCCATAGAAGTAGCCTTAGGATCTGCCATTCAAAACATTGTTAGTAGAAACGAGTATGATGCTAAGAAATTAATTGAATACATGAAAAAGTATAACCTGGGAAGGGTTACCATACTCCCGTTAACAGCCATAAAGCAACGAAACATCACACTAGAGGAAAATCGAATCATCCAACAACATGAGGATGTTAAAGTAGCCTATGATTTAGTTGACTGTGCAAATGAATTCAAAACAATTTTTTCAAACCTTTTGTCTCGGGTTTTAATTGTAGAAAATATGGATAAAGGGATCAAGGTTGCACAAAATTTAAATCATCGTCTTAGGGTTGTCACAATAGAGGGAGACGTTTTGAACATCGGAGGGTCATTGACTGGAGGAAGTAATAGTAATAAAGGAACTAGTATTTTAAGTCGAAAACGGGAGTTAGACGATTTAAATGAATTGATTAAAAAAGAGACTGAAGTATACAAACAAAAGGAAAGTCAATTAAATTCATTAGAAGGACACATTCAAGCTATTCAGGAAGAGATTAGTAATGTGAAGGAAGAACAACAACAATATAAAATAGAAGAAGCCACTTTAAGTAACCAATTAGACCAAAGTATAAAGGAAGAACAGCAGATCAAAAATTTAATTAGTCAGGTTTCTAGAGAATTAAAGCAGTTAATTGAAACAGCTAATGAGACGGATGTTAAATCAAATATGATACAATCCGAAATTCAATGTCTAGAGATGAAGATCGAAAATATACAAGAAAAGCTAAATCAAATGCAGGAATTGATGCATGGGGAAAAGCAAAAAGTTGAAGCGATTAGCAGTGAAATCACAGAGAGAAAAGTAAAATATGCTTCCATCGAGGAACAAAAGAAATCGGTCTTACAGGAAATAGAAACAGTACAAGATGTGATTCGTGTCAGTGAAGAAGGGTTAGTTGAAAAGGACAAAGAAGTTAAAGGCTCCAGGGAAAAGTTTGCTGACTTCGAAAAAGAATTAAAGCAGGGTAAATTGTCACTACAGGAGCTCAATAAAGAATTAAAAGAGACTGAAAATCGACTTTCGATCACAAGAAAAGAAAAAATCGATTTACTGCAGCATGCATCACAACAACAAGAGGCCCTGGAAAACATTGAAAGGGTCATTTCTGAGCTTTTAGATAGTATTCACAAGCTGGACGTTAAACGAACTAGACTCGAGATGCAACAACAGAGTGTCTATAATAAATTATGGGATGATTATGAGTTAACTTATAATAAAGCCATTGAAATTAAAGAAGAAACAGGTGATTTAACAGGTTCAGTTAAGGAAATTAAAGATTTAAAAGAGAAAATTAAAGCTTTAGGAACCATCAATGCCGATGCTACTGAAGAGTACATTAAGGTGAAGGAAAGACATGATTTTCTTAACCAACAACAAATGGACTTAGATCAGGCACAGCAATCCCTGATGAAAATCATTAGTGATATGGAGCAAACAATGAAGCAGTTGTTTGTGACTCAATTCAAACACATAAAGAAGAACTTTAATGAGGTTTTTATAAGACTGTTTGGTGGAGGTAGGGCTGACTTAATATTAGAGGATCCTGATAATCCATTATCATGTGGAATCGAAATAGTGGCACAGCCACCAGGCAAGAAGCTCCAAAACTTATCATTACTATCTGGAGGAGAAAGAGCATTGACTGCCATATCACTACTGTTTGCTATTTTACTAGTGAAACCAAGTCCCTTTTGTATACTTGATGAGATTGAAGCAGCCTTAGACGATGCAAATGTACATCGTTTTGCGCATTTTTTAAAGGATCTTTCTGTTGATACACAGTTCATTGTTGTGACACACAGAAAGGGAACAATGGAAAATGCTGATGAGTTATACGGTGTTACAATGGAGAGTGAAGGCGTATCACAATTAGTATCTGTTAAACTAACTGAAGATAAGAATAATACAATTGCAAGCTAG
- a CDS encoding elongator complex protein 3 yields MSKNRYIIPIFIPHEGCPNDCSFCNQKTIAGTSSQVNVEKIETIIQSYLKLYTNQQKQREIAFYGGSFTGLPMEVQKQYLTVAFNYKKKGLIDGIRLSTRPDYINEEILQQLKFYGVTIIELGVQSTNEEVLKMNKRGHSKDDVFKAVKSIRKYEFQLGLQMMIGLFGDTEQRIEQTAKDLISLRPDFVRIYPTLVIRDTALERYYYEGIFEPLGLEECVDICESLLVAFEGNHIKVIRLGLQSTEEIAYGKSIIAGPYHPALRELVESKMFSSRIEALLHTKESDEIKGCILTVYCHPRSASKVAGHKKCNKSYFLEKYQLAKFIVKTQENIDEKEVEIQITKVLK; encoded by the coding sequence ATGTCTAAAAATCGATACATCATTCCGATTTTTATTCCCCATGAGGGATGCCCAAATGATTGTAGTTTTTGTAACCAAAAGACAATAGCCGGTACTTCTAGTCAGGTGAACGTTGAAAAAATAGAAACGATAATCCAATCCTATCTAAAGCTGTATACGAATCAGCAAAAACAACGAGAAATTGCTTTTTATGGTGGTAGTTTTACAGGCTTACCAATGGAAGTACAAAAACAATACTTAACAGTGGCATTTAATTATAAGAAAAAAGGACTTATTGATGGCATTCGGTTATCAACGAGACCAGACTATATTAACGAAGAAATTTTACAACAACTAAAATTTTATGGTGTGACAATCATTGAGCTAGGAGTCCAATCCACAAACGAAGAAGTACTTAAGATGAACAAACGAGGGCATAGCAAAGATGATGTATTCAAAGCAGTGAAAAGCATTAGAAAATATGAATTTCAGCTAGGACTACAAATGATGATTGGTTTATTTGGCGATACTGAGCAGCGAATTGAACAAACTGCCAAGGACTTAATTTCATTGAGGCCTGATTTTGTTAGGATATATCCAACTTTAGTCATTCGTGATACTGCACTAGAGCGTTATTATTATGAGGGAATATTTGAACCCTTGGGCTTAGAAGAGTGTGTAGATATCTGTGAATCCTTACTAGTTGCCTTTGAAGGCAATCACATTAAGGTGATTCGACTAGGATTACAGAGCACAGAGGAGATTGCCTATGGCAAAAGTATCATCGCAGGTCCTTATCATCCTGCCCTAAGAGAATTGGTGGAATCAAAGATGTTTTCCTCTCGAATTGAAGCATTGTTACATACTAAAGAATCCGACGAGATCAAGGGATGTATACTGACTGTGTATTGTCATCCAAGAAGTGCATCAAAAGTCGCAGGACATAAGAAATGTAATAAGAGTTACTTCTTAGAAAAATATCAATTGGCAAAGTTTATTGTTAAAACCCAGGAAAATATAGATGAAAAAGAAGTTGAGATTCAAATCACAAAAGTACTTAAATAG
- a CDS encoding beta-ketoacyl-ACP synthase III: MNKLLSVGITGIGSYLPERVVSNIELEKTVDTSDEWIRTRTGIGSRRVADDQTATSDLATKAAEKALADANIKAEDVDLIIVATCTPDMPFPSTACIVQKNIGANKASAFDVVAVCTGFLYAMTVAEQFIKTGFYRNALVVGAETLTKVLNWEDRNTCVLFGDGAGAVFLQPVDEGKGILSSYMGADGTKGDVLTIPGGGTRMPINKDNIDQNLHCITMDGSEVFKFAVRVMGKAALAVLEKSNISLDEVDYLVPHQANIRIIEAAAKRLNLPMDKVHVNLDQYGNMSAASIPVALDEAYREGCIKEEDIVVLVGFGGGLTWASSVLKWTKKVLQEG, encoded by the coding sequence TTGAATAAGCTTTTATCAGTAGGGATAACAGGAATCGGAAGTTATCTACCTGAAAGAGTTGTATCTAATATTGAATTGGAAAAAACAGTAGATACTTCTGATGAATGGATTAGAACACGAACAGGTATTGGAAGTCGCCGGGTCGCTGACGACCAGACAGCAACTTCTGACTTAGCAACAAAAGCAGCGGAGAAAGCATTGGCAGATGCAAATATCAAGGCAGAAGATGTAGACTTAATTATTGTTGCGACCTGCACGCCAGATATGCCTTTTCCATCCACAGCATGTATTGTACAGAAGAATATAGGGGCCAATAAGGCCAGCGCTTTTGACGTAGTGGCTGTTTGTACAGGATTTTTGTATGCCATGACAGTTGCAGAACAGTTTATTAAAACTGGATTTTACCGTAATGCACTTGTTGTTGGTGCAGAAACCCTTACAAAAGTCTTGAATTGGGAAGATCGAAATACCTGTGTCTTATTTGGTGATGGGGCTGGGGCTGTTTTTCTACAGCCAGTGGATGAGGGCAAAGGTATCTTATCTTCATACATGGGTGCCGATGGTACAAAAGGCGATGTGCTAACAATACCAGGTGGTGGAACAAGAATGCCCATCAATAAAGATAACATTGATCAAAACTTACACTGTATCACAATGGATGGAAGTGAAGTATTCAAATTTGCAGTTAGGGTCATGGGTAAGGCTGCATTAGCAGTATTGGAAAAAAGTAATATTAGCTTAGATGAAGTTGATTACTTGGTACCTCATCAAGCAAATATTCGGATTATTGAGGCGGCAGCAAAACGATTAAACCTCCCAATGGATAAGGTTCATGTGAATTTGGATCAATACGGTAATATGTCTGCAGCATCTATCCCTGTAGCTTTAGACGAAGCTTATAGAGAAGGATGCATAAAAGAGGAAGATATTGTTGTGTTAGTCGGATTCGGGGGCGGATTAACTTGGGCCTCATCTGTATTAAAATGGACTAAAAAAGTGCTACAGGAGGGATAA
- the fabD gene encoding ACP S-malonyltransferase produces the protein MGKTAFVFPGQGAQYVGMGKDFVDVFPVAKRIYEEASDYLKMDMYRLCSDGPKEELIKTENTQPAILTTSFAMLKVIEEVGIPCHMTAGLSLGEYTSLVKAEVLSFRDAVQLVKKRGKYMQEAVPVGVGTMAAILGLDRDTLQKCLVNCQEYGIVETANYNSPGQIVISGEVKAVERAVKEAMNFGAKKAVILPVSAPFHSSLLIPAGEKLRMDLEGYHFSDPEIPVVTNVKAKILKNKEEVVSSLVQQVSQSVLWEDSIVLMLNEGVETFVEIGPGKALTGFIKRIAKQLGKNVTTHQIEDVEGFNKVRSQYQ, from the coding sequence ATGGGGAAAACAGCCTTTGTATTTCCGGGACAGGGTGCACAATATGTTGGGATGGGTAAGGATTTTGTGGATGTATTTCCTGTTGCTAAACGTATATATGAAGAGGCATCAGATTATCTGAAAATGGATATGTATCGTCTTTGCTCTGATGGACCAAAGGAAGAGTTGATTAAAACAGAAAACACACAACCTGCTATTTTAACTACAAGCTTTGCAATGCTTAAGGTCATCGAAGAAGTAGGCATTCCCTGTCATATGACGGCTGGATTGAGTTTGGGTGAATATACATCCTTGGTGAAGGCAGAAGTTCTCAGTTTCAGAGATGCAGTGCAACTTGTGAAAAAAAGAGGTAAATATATGCAGGAGGCTGTTCCAGTTGGAGTGGGAACAATGGCTGCTATTTTAGGATTAGATCGTGACACACTACAAAAATGCTTGGTAAATTGTCAAGAGTATGGAATTGTAGAAACCGCAAATTATAATAGTCCTGGGCAAATTGTGATTTCAGGTGAAGTGAAAGCAGTTGAAAGAGCTGTGAAAGAAGCCATGAACTTTGGTGCGAAAAAGGCAGTTATATTGCCTGTCAGTGCGCCATTTCACTCAAGTCTACTTATACCTGCAGGTGAAAAGTTAAGGATGGATCTTGAAGGATATCATTTTTCAGATCCAGAGATACCTGTTGTGACCAATGTAAAAGCCAAAATACTTAAGAATAAAGAAGAAGTTGTCTCCTCATTGGTACAACAAGTGAGTCAATCAGTTTTATGGGAGGATTCAATTGTATTAATGCTTAATGAAGGTGTTGAGACTTTTGTTGAAATTGGACCAGGAAAAGCTTTAACTGGGTTCATAAAGAGAATTGCTAAGCAATTAGGAAAAAACGTGACGACTCATCAAATTGAAGATGTAGAAGGTTTTAATAAGGTGAGAAGTCAATATCAATAG